In Pseudomonas sp. GCEP-101, one DNA window encodes the following:
- a CDS encoding DUF5064 family protein has protein sequence MTTPTEVTIHSSTGLDRQQYRIRLSYTVENPASRDAQVRFELDGEIDGQPFKDGFDLPGDLAFNFAGSATRILRRHGLRVCRGPVLRFRKEHDRVFDDLRRQLRAEPGTPVDLQRMGSLAPAEPRCAVAESIVRGRG, from the coding sequence ATGACCACGCCCACCGAGGTCACCATCCACTCCAGCACCGGCCTGGACCGCCAGCAGTACCGCATTCGCCTCAGCTACACCGTGGAGAACCCCGCCAGCCGCGACGCCCAGGTGAGGTTCGAACTGGACGGGGAGATCGACGGCCAGCCATTCAAGGATGGCTTCGACCTCCCCGGCGACCTCGCCTTCAATTTCGCCGGCAGCGCCACGCGCATCCTGCGCCGCCACGGGCTGCGGGTCTGCCGCGGGCCGGTGCTGCGCTTTCGCAAGGAACATGACCGGGTATTCGATGACCTGCGTCGCCAGTTGAGGGCTGAGCCGGGCACGCCGGTCGACCTGCAGCGCATGGGCTCGCTGGCCCCGGCCGAGCCGCGTTGCGCGGTGGCCGAATCCATCGTGCGCGGGCGCGGCTGA
- a CDS encoding CvfB family protein, with protein MAVIGRFNSLQVVKHTDFGLYLDGESHGEILLPKRYVPKNEDTEVGDWLNVFIYLDSEDRLIATTQKPKVQVGGFASLKVVEVNRVGLFLDWGLPKDLLLPHSEEKRPLQVGDYCVVYVYLDERTRRITATARLDRYLDNVPANYKPGQQVDLLVVERTDLGYKAIIDGKHWGLIHKNEVFKFMRNGLRETGYIKEIRADGKISLSLQPAGAGLSDALSEQILQAVREAGGSLALSDKSPPELIAQQFGVSKGNFKKAIGGLFKQGLIVIHDDRIELA; from the coding sequence ATGGCAGTCATAGGTCGGTTCAATTCGTTGCAGGTGGTCAAGCACACCGATTTCGGTCTCTACCTGGATGGCGAGAGCCACGGCGAAATCCTGCTGCCCAAGCGCTACGTGCCCAAGAACGAAGACACCGAGGTGGGCGACTGGCTCAACGTGTTCATCTACCTGGACAGTGAAGACCGCCTGATCGCCACCACGCAGAAGCCCAAGGTGCAGGTGGGCGGCTTCGCCAGCCTGAAGGTGGTGGAGGTCAACCGCGTCGGCCTGTTCCTCGACTGGGGCCTGCCCAAGGACCTGCTCCTGCCGCACTCGGAAGAAAAGCGCCCGCTGCAGGTCGGCGATTACTGCGTGGTCTACGTCTACCTGGACGAACGCACCCGCCGCATCACCGCCACCGCGCGCCTGGACCGCTACCTGGACAACGTCCCGGCCAACTACAAGCCCGGCCAGCAGGTGGACCTGCTGGTCGTCGAGCGCACCGACCTGGGCTACAAGGCCATCATCGATGGCAAGCACTGGGGCCTGATCCACAAGAACGAAGTGTTCAAGTTCATGCGCAACGGTCTGCGCGAGACCGGCTACATCAAGGAAATCCGCGCCGACGGCAAGATCAGCCTGAGCCTGCAACCGGCAGGTGCGGGGCTGTCCGATGCGTTGAGCGAGCAGATCCTGCAGGCCGTGCGTGAGGCTGGCGGCTCGCTGGCGCTCAGCGACAAGAGTCCGCCGGAGCTGATCGCTCAGCAGTTCGGTGTCAGCAAGGGCAACTTCAAGAAGGCCATCGGCGGGCTGTTCAAGCAGGGCCTGATCGTCATCCACGACGACCGCATCGAACTCGCCTGA
- a CDS encoding ABC transporter transmembrane domain-containing protein — protein sequence MSLLSSRQRNALRLARSFLAPYRWRAVGALLALLFTAAITLSLGQGIRLLVDQGFITQSEQLLTRAIGIFFALVLCLAVGTFVRFYLVSWIGERFVADIRQRVFDHLIELHPGFYENNRASEIQSRLTADTTLLQSVIGSSLSMALRNVLMLLGGVILMFFTNAKLTSIVVASLPLVIAPILLFGRRVRSLSRLSQDRVADVGSYVGESLGQIKTVQAYNHQAQDRARFGRTVEEAFDTARKRITQRSWLVSVVILLVLGAVGVMLWVGGMDVIAGRISPGDLAAFVFYSLIVGMAFGTLSEVIGELQRAAGAAERIAELLRARSEIVAPSSDLLRLPPRIVGSIELQGVRFAYPSRPQQWAIDGIDLRVEPGETLALVGPSGAGKSTLFDLLLRFYDPQQGRILIDGQPIARLDPADLRRSFALVSQNPALFFGTVEENIRYGRPDASDAEVEAAARAAHAHEFILRLPQGYRTHLGESGLGLSGGQRQRLAIARALLVDAPILLLDEATSALDAESEHLIQQALPGLMRDRTTLVIAHRLATVLNADRIAVIEHGRLVALGRHAELVASSPLYARLAELQFGQAENN from the coding sequence ATGTCCCTGTTGTCGTCCCGCCAGCGCAATGCCCTGCGCCTGGCTCGCTCGTTCCTCGCTCCCTACCGCTGGCGCGCCGTCGGCGCCCTGCTGGCGCTGCTGTTCACCGCCGCCATCACCCTGTCGCTGGGGCAGGGCATCCGCCTGCTGGTGGACCAGGGCTTCATCACCCAGTCCGAGCAACTGCTCACGCGCGCCATCGGCATCTTCTTCGCCCTGGTGCTGTGCCTGGCGGTCGGCACCTTCGTGCGTTTCTACCTGGTGTCGTGGATTGGCGAGCGTTTTGTCGCCGATATCCGCCAGCGGGTCTTCGACCACCTCATCGAACTGCACCCCGGCTTCTACGAGAACAACCGCGCCTCGGAAATCCAGTCGCGCCTGACGGCCGACACCACCTTGCTGCAATCGGTGATCGGTTCCTCGCTGTCCATGGCGCTGCGCAACGTACTGATGCTGCTGGGCGGGGTGATCCTGATGTTCTTCACCAACGCCAAGCTGACCAGCATCGTCGTCGCCTCGCTGCCGCTGGTGATCGCGCCGATCCTCCTGTTCGGCCGCCGCGTGCGCAGCCTCTCGCGGCTCAGCCAGGACCGCGTGGCGGACGTCGGCAGTTACGTCGGCGAATCCCTCGGCCAGATCAAGACGGTGCAGGCCTACAACCACCAGGCGCAGGACCGTGCGCGCTTTGGTCGCACGGTGGAAGAAGCCTTCGATACCGCGCGCAAGCGCATCACCCAGCGTTCGTGGCTGGTGAGCGTGGTCATCCTGCTGGTGCTGGGCGCCGTCGGGGTGATGCTCTGGGTCGGCGGCATGGACGTGATCGCCGGGCGCATCAGCCCCGGCGACCTGGCGGCCTTCGTGTTCTACAGCCTCATCGTCGGCATGGCTTTCGGCACCCTCAGTGAAGTGATCGGCGAGCTGCAACGCGCCGCCGGCGCCGCCGAGCGCATCGCCGAGCTGCTGCGCGCACGCAGTGAAATCGTCGCGCCGAGCAGCGACCTGCTGCGGCTGCCGCCCCGCATCGTCGGCAGCATCGAGCTGCAGGGCGTGCGCTTCGCCTATCCGTCGCGCCCGCAGCAGTGGGCCATCGACGGCATCGACCTGCGCGTCGAGCCGGGTGAAACCCTGGCGCTGGTCGGCCCCTCCGGCGCCGGCAAATCCACGCTGTTCGACCTGCTGCTGCGCTTCTACGACCCGCAGCAGGGGCGCATTCTCATCGACGGCCAGCCCATCGCCCGTCTCGATCCGGCGGACCTGCGCCGCAGCTTCGCGCTGGTGTCGCAGAACCCGGCGCTGTTCTTCGGCACGGTGGAGGAGAACATCCGCTACGGCCGGCCCGACGCCAGCGACGCGGAAGTCGAGGCCGCCGCCCGCGCCGCCCATGCCCACGAATTCATCCTGCGCCTGCCGCAGGGCTACCGCACGCACCTGGGCGAGAGTGGCCTGGGCCTGTCCGGCGGCCAGCGCCAGCGCCTGGCGATTGCCCGTGCGCTGCTGGTGGACGCGCCTATCCTGTTGCTCGACGAGGCCACCAGCGCGCTGGATGCCGAGAGCGAACACCTGATTCAGCAGGCGTTGCCGGGGCTGATGCGCGACCGCACCACCCTGGTGATCGCCCACCGCCTGGCCACGGTGCTCAATGCCGACCGCATTGCGGTGATCGAGCATGGCCGGCTGGTGGCGCTGGGGCGGCATGCCGAGCTGGTGGCCAGCAGTCCGCTCTATGCACGCCTGGCGGAGCTGCAGTTCGGCCAGGCGGAGAATAATTAG
- a CDS encoding AI-2E family transporter encodes MLPSPEKLLSRNLLDVLIRAGLILLLAVFCFRIFHPFLDLMLWSVILAITLYPMHQLLSGWLGDRPNSAASLIVILGLVILLVPVVVIGLSMADSVRDLVHAIQNRTLQIPLPPDSMQNWPVIGQYVYPFWHRVATDFMGVAHQLAPHLQGVAKKVAGQAAGVGMGLMQFLAAFVIAGVIMAYGKLGSRTACDIAIRISGPDRGPGLAELCTGTIRAVAQGVVGVAFIQTLILGLGFIVMGIPGAGLLALGVLLLGITQLPVVLITLPAVAYVFMTSDSLLVSILFTVWTVAGGLSDNVLKPLMFGRGSKVPMAVILIGALGGMLSNGIIGLFVGPVVLALGYELFMSWVHEREAPVAPPVETPEHTTP; translated from the coding sequence ATGCTGCCCTCTCCGGAAAAGCTGCTATCGCGTAACCTGCTCGATGTGCTGATCCGCGCCGGCCTCATCCTGTTGCTGGCCGTCTTCTGCTTCCGCATCTTCCACCCCTTCCTCGACCTGATGCTCTGGTCGGTGATCCTCGCCATCACCCTCTACCCCATGCACCAGTTGCTCAGCGGCTGGCTGGGCGATCGGCCGAACAGCGCGGCGAGCCTGATCGTCATCCTCGGCCTGGTGATCCTGCTGGTGCCGGTGGTGGTGATCGGGCTGTCCATGGCCGACTCGGTGCGCGACCTGGTGCACGCCATCCAGAACCGCACCCTGCAGATCCCGCTGCCGCCGGACTCGATGCAGAACTGGCCGGTGATCGGGCAGTACGTCTATCCCTTCTGGCACCGCGTGGCCACTGACTTCATGGGCGTGGCGCATCAACTGGCGCCGCACCTGCAGGGCGTGGCGAAGAAGGTCGCCGGGCAGGCGGCCGGCGTCGGCATGGGCTTGATGCAGTTCCTCGCCGCGTTCGTCATCGCCGGGGTGATCATGGCCTACGGCAAGCTCGGCAGCCGCACTGCCTGCGACATCGCCATCCGCATCTCCGGGCCGGACCGTGGCCCCGGCCTGGCCGAGCTGTGCACCGGCACCATCCGCGCGGTGGCCCAGGGCGTGGTCGGCGTGGCCTTCATCCAGACGCTGATCCTCGGCCTCGGCTTCATCGTCATGGGCATTCCCGGCGCCGGCCTGCTGGCCCTGGGCGTGTTGCTGCTGGGCATCACCCAGTTGCCGGTGGTGCTGATCACCCTGCCGGCGGTGGCCTACGTGTTCATGACCAGCGACTCGCTGCTGGTGTCCATCCTGTTCACCGTCTGGACGGTCGCCGGCGGCCTGTCGGACAACGTGCTCAAGCCGCTGATGTTCGGCCGCGGCAGCAAGGTGCCGATGGCCGTGATCCTGATCGGCGCCCTGGGCGGCATGCTGAGCAACGGCATCATCGGTCTGTTCGTCGGCCCGGTGGTGCTGGCCCTGGGCTACGAGCTGTTCATGTCCTGGGTGCACGAGCGCGAGGCGCCGGTCGCGCCGCCCGTCGAGACGCCCGAACACACCACTCCCTGA
- a CDS encoding DUF4893 domain-containing protein encodes MSKRCTLTAALLAAGLLLSPLAFAEETAVVWPAVVNAADQQRLTSLDGQVKQRLDQLQQSEDETTRNEALNLYRIVLEDPEPLADAALTGNWKCRSVQLDGDALYGYPNFKCSVRQTPQGLFLEKTSGSQRISGYLQRLDDKQWVFVGGASVNDEPQVGYSGLEHAAARESDVVGVVRHSYDGFVLLVPEQLGGYNLFRFTR; translated from the coding sequence ATGTCCAAACGCTGCACCCTCACCGCCGCCCTGCTCGCCGCCGGTCTGCTGCTCTCCCCGCTGGCCTTCGCCGAAGAAACTGCCGTTGTCTGGCCGGCCGTGGTCAATGCCGCCGACCAGCAGCGCCTGACCAGCCTCGACGGACAGGTCAAGCAACGGCTCGACCAGCTCCAGCAGAGCGAGGACGAAACCACCCGCAACGAGGCGCTGAATCTCTACCGCATCGTGCTGGAGGACCCGGAGCCGCTGGCCGACGCGGCCCTGACCGGCAACTGGAAGTGCCGCTCGGTCCAGCTCGATGGCGACGCGCTGTATGGCTACCCGAACTTCAAGTGCTCGGTGCGGCAGACACCGCAAGGCCTGTTCCTGGAGAAGACCAGCGGCTCGCAGCGCATCAGCGGCTACCTGCAACGCCTGGACGACAAGCAGTGGGTGTTCGTCGGCGGCGCCTCGGTCAATGACGAACCGCAGGTCGGCTACAGCGGCCTGGAACACGCCGCCGCGCGGGAATCCGATGTGGTCGGTGTGGTGCGCCATTCTTACGACGGCTTCGTGCTGCTGGTGCCCGAACAATTGGGCGGCTACAACCTGTTCCGCTTCACCCGCTGA
- a CDS encoding RNA pseudouridine synthase has product MSEAIRLSKRLAELLPCSRREAELYIEGGWVTVDGQRVEEPQFKVDSQRIELLPGASPDPIPPVTILVHKPVGLGSGNGANSAQQLLTPDKRWSEDNLQQRLLRKHFGHQLNTTALETDASGLLVYTQSRGVQRRLVDEADNIEHEYVVEVSGQIVDNGLKRLCRGLVIDGRELPPLKVSWQSENRLRFAGKQFRPGQISAMCRAVGLHAVSIRRLRLGGVAMGKLPVGQWRFLQPGEKF; this is encoded by the coding sequence ATGTCCGAAGCCATCCGCCTGTCCAAGCGCCTCGCCGAGCTGCTGCCCTGTTCGCGCCGCGAAGCCGAGCTGTACATCGAGGGCGGCTGGGTCACAGTGGACGGCCAGCGCGTGGAGGAACCGCAATTCAAGGTCGACAGCCAGCGCATCGAACTGCTGCCCGGCGCCTCCCCCGACCCGATTCCGCCGGTGACCATCCTGGTGCACAAGCCGGTGGGCCTGGGCAGCGGCAACGGCGCCAACTCCGCCCAGCAACTGCTGACCCCGGACAAGCGCTGGTCCGAGGACAACCTGCAGCAGCGCCTGCTGCGCAAGCACTTCGGCCACCAGCTCAACACCACCGCGCTGGAGACCGACGCCAGCGGCCTGCTGGTCTATACCCAGAGCCGCGGCGTGCAGCGCCGGCTGGTGGACGAGGCGGACAACATCGAGCACGAGTACGTCGTCGAAGTCAGCGGGCAGATCGTCGACAACGGCCTGAAGCGCCTGTGCCGCGGCCTGGTGATCGACGGCCGCGAACTGCCGCCGCTGAAGGTCAGCTGGCAGAGCGAAAACCGCCTGCGCTTCGCCGGCAAGCAGTTCCGCCCCGGCCAGATCTCCGCCATGTGCCGCGCGGTCGGCCTGCACGCCGTGTCGATCCGCCGCCTGCGCCTGGGTGGCGTGGCCATGGGCAAGCTGCCGGTTGGCCAGTGGCGCTTCCTGCAGCCGGGCGAGAAGTTCTGA
- a CDS encoding monovalent cation:proton antiporter-2 (CPA2) family protein, with amino-acid sequence MEHGTNYLQSAVVFLLAAVFMVPLAKRLQLGAVLGYLLAGVFIGPSLLGLIDNPESVASLSELGVVLLLFIIGLELSPKRLWVMRKQVFGVGLAQVLLTGLAIGSVAVLAFDMPVNTSVVLGGGLALSSTAFGLQILAERKELNSAYGRLGFAILLFQDIAAIPLIAMIPLLGARADSAAPGGDLAHVLEVVGSIAVVVIGGRFLLRPVFRSVARTGQADLSTATALLVVVGTAWLMEWAGVSMGLGAFLAGLLLADSEYRHELEAQIEPFKGLLLGLFFISVGMSADLGLLKSEPLVVLGLTLLLVGIKLPLLFLIGRLAGGLDKVSAIRLGVLLGAGGEFAFVVFKLALAQGLMDGKLHSLLVLCITLSMAMTPLLVLALARSIKPKPAVLREPPPEYRQLPDDAPRVVIAGMGRMGQVVARIMRAQGVPFVALDTSVDTIELTRSYGNIPIFYGDPLRPEILRAAQVEKAEFFVVATDDPQTNIETARLVRKLYPHLKVIGRARNRQHVYHLLDADATPVRETFHSSLEMSRLLLTGLGLNEEQVAARIRRFKRHDEAVLMAQYRVYDDEAAVIQTAREARKELETLFEADHLEDQGIGHH; translated from the coding sequence ATGGAACATGGGACGAATTACCTGCAGTCGGCGGTGGTCTTCCTGCTCGCGGCGGTGTTCATGGTGCCGCTGGCCAAGCGCCTGCAACTGGGGGCGGTGCTCGGCTACCTGCTGGCCGGGGTGTTCATCGGCCCGTCGCTGCTGGGGCTGATCGACAACCCGGAAAGCGTTGCCAGCCTGTCCGAACTGGGCGTGGTGCTGCTGCTCTTCATCATTGGCCTGGAGCTTTCGCCCAAGCGCCTGTGGGTGATGCGCAAGCAGGTATTCGGCGTCGGCCTGGCGCAGGTCCTGCTCACGGGCCTGGCCATTGGCAGCGTCGCGGTGCTGGCCTTCGACATGCCGGTGAACACCTCCGTGGTGCTGGGCGGCGGCCTGGCGCTGTCCTCCACCGCCTTCGGCCTGCAGATCCTCGCCGAGCGCAAGGAGCTGAACAGCGCCTACGGCCGCCTCGGCTTCGCCATCCTGCTGTTCCAGGACATCGCCGCGATCCCGCTGATCGCCATGATCCCGCTGCTGGGCGCGCGCGCCGATTCAGCGGCGCCCGGCGGTGACCTGGCCCATGTCCTGGAAGTGGTCGGCAGCATTGCCGTGGTGGTGATCGGCGGGCGATTCCTGCTGCGCCCGGTGTTCCGCTCGGTGGCTCGCACCGGCCAGGCCGACCTGTCCACCGCCACCGCGCTGCTGGTGGTGGTCGGCACCGCCTGGCTGATGGAGTGGGCCGGCGTGTCCATGGGCCTGGGCGCCTTCCTCGCCGGCCTGCTGCTGGCGGACTCGGAATACCGCCATGAACTGGAGGCGCAGATCGAACCCTTCAAGGGCCTGCTGCTGGGGCTGTTCTTCATCAGCGTGGGCATGAGCGCCGACCTCGGCCTGCTCAAGAGCGAGCCGTTGGTGGTGCTTGGCCTGACCCTGCTGCTGGTGGGCATCAAGCTGCCGCTGCTGTTCCTCATCGGTCGCCTGGCCGGCGGGCTGGACAAGGTCTCGGCGATCCGCCTGGGCGTGCTGCTGGGCGCCGGCGGCGAGTTCGCCTTCGTGGTGTTCAAGCTGGCCCTGGCCCAGGGCCTGATGGACGGCAAGCTGCACTCGCTGCTGGTGCTGTGCATCACCCTGTCCATGGCCATGACCCCACTGCTGGTGCTGGCCCTGGCGCGCAGCATCAAGCCCAAGCCGGCCGTGCTGCGCGAGCCGCCGCCCGAATACCGCCAGCTGCCGGACGACGCCCCGCGCGTGGTGATCGCCGGCATGGGCCGGATGGGCCAGGTGGTCGCCCGTATCATGCGCGCCCAGGGCGTGCCCTTCGTCGCGCTGGATACCTCGGTGGATACCATCGAACTGACCCGCAGCTACGGCAATATCCCGATCTTCTATGGCGACCCGCTGCGCCCGGAAATCCTCCGCGCGGCCCAGGTCGAGAAAGCCGAGTTCTTCGTCGTCGCCACCGACGACCCGCAGACCAACATCGAGACCGCGCGGCTGGTGCGCAAGCTCTACCCGCACCTGAAGGTCATCGGCCGCGCGCGTAACCGCCAGCACGTCTACCACCTGCTGGACGCCGACGCGACGCCGGTGCGTGAGACCTTCCATTCGAGCCTGGAGATGAGCCGCCTGCTGCTGACCGGCCTGGGGCTGAACGAGGAGCAGGTCGCCGCACGCATCCGCCGCTTCAAGCGCCACGACGAAGCGGTGCTGATGGCCCAGTACCGCGTCTACGACGACGAGGCCGCGGTTATCCAGACCGCCCGCGAGGCGCGCAAGGAACTGGAAACCCTGTTCGAGGCGGACCACCTGGAAGACCAGGGCATCGGCCACCACTGA
- a CDS encoding lipoate--protein ligase family protein — MNRVKRLSAQHGLDAERALLDAAFAGERDSGLLFWRPLEQSLVMPRRLSRLEGFADAEAACAALGWPIALRDTGGEPVPQSAGVLNVALVYAIPPSDNEQTRIETAYLRLCQPLCDWLAALGLDPGLGEVEGAFCDGRYNVNLGGRKLVGTAQRWRRRPSDGRYVVLAHGAILMENQREPMVAAVNAFYQHCALDACVRAGSHVALEERYEQPWDQVDALAGQFQRHLLAEGVALDA, encoded by the coding sequence ATGAACAGAGTGAAAAGACTGTCGGCGCAGCACGGGCTGGACGCCGAACGTGCGCTGCTCGACGCCGCCTTCGCCGGTGAGCGCGACAGCGGCCTGCTGTTCTGGCGGCCACTGGAGCAGTCGCTGGTCATGCCGCGCCGGCTCAGCCGCCTGGAGGGTTTTGCCGACGCCGAAGCTGCCTGCGCCGCGCTGGGCTGGCCGATCGCCCTGCGCGATACCGGCGGTGAGCCGGTGCCGCAGTCTGCCGGGGTACTGAATGTGGCGCTGGTCTATGCGATCCCGCCCAGCGACAACGAACAGACGCGCATCGAAACCGCCTACCTGCGCCTGTGCCAGCCCTTGTGCGACTGGCTGGCCGCCCTGGGCCTCGACCCGGGCCTGGGGGAAGTGGAGGGCGCTTTCTGCGATGGCCGCTACAACGTCAACCTGGGCGGCCGCAAGCTGGTGGGCACGGCCCAGCGCTGGCGCCGCCGGCCCAGCGACGGGCGCTACGTGGTGCTGGCCCACGGCGCCATCCTGATGGAAAACCAGCGCGAGCCGATGGTCGCGGCGGTGAACGCCTTCTACCAGCACTGCGCCCTCGACGCGTGCGTGCGCGCCGGCAGCCACGTGGCGCTGGAGGAGCGTTACGAGCAGCCCTGGGACCAGGTGGACGCCCTGGCCGGGCAGTTCCAGCGGCACCTGCTGGCCGAGGGCGTGGCGCTGGATGCATGA
- a CDS encoding GGDEF domain-containing protein, whose product MSRTLLQRLHHAIAINDALALPIARENLRRLYFAALLAVPFDLIHIVVFRLNLQGSSPEYDGWRLDIIRVHAVVAVLFSLLGVLAWLASPPRRSAPLWYMQTLTVLGSLLVLGFGVAITGADQQVTSSITPFLMASVATALLILLRPSLAVILYILALSAFELTMVLTQASPQLRLSNQMGGLTICGIGLVLSFILWHGHVRNLRQREFLRQQRLELEEKNRQLEYLAGHDPLTGLFNRRQFDQLVGMELSRVARQPAPISLLMVDLDHFKFINDRYGHPLGDEVIRHTASLLRNYTRTGDSVARLGGEEFLLLLPDTAQFQARAIAEKVRRLLEETPLPMKDGLLYLTASFGIACLEAGVPGTYEGLYAAADKALYKAKASGRNRVEVIELGMEMGTFD is encoded by the coding sequence GTGTCCAGGACGTTGCTGCAGCGTCTTCACCACGCCATTGCCATCAACGACGCACTGGCACTGCCCATCGCCCGGGAGAACCTGCGGCGCCTGTATTTTGCCGCCCTGCTGGCGGTGCCCTTCGACCTGATCCACATCGTCGTGTTTCGCCTCAACCTGCAGGGCTCCAGCCCCGAATACGACGGCTGGCGGCTGGATATCATCCGCGTGCATGCCGTGGTCGCGGTACTGTTCAGCCTGCTCGGCGTGCTCGCCTGGCTGGCCTCGCCGCCGCGCCGCAGTGCGCCCTTGTGGTACATGCAGACCCTGACCGTGCTGGGCAGCCTGCTGGTGCTCGGCTTCGGCGTAGCGATCACCGGCGCCGACCAGCAGGTGACGAGCAGCATCACCCCCTTCCTCATGGCCTCGGTGGCCACCGCACTGCTCATCCTGTTGCGCCCGAGCCTGGCGGTGATCCTCTACATCCTCGCCCTCTCCGCATTCGAGCTGACCATGGTCCTGACCCAGGCCAGCCCGCAGTTGCGCCTGTCGAACCAGATGGGCGGGCTGACCATCTGCGGTATCGGCCTGGTGCTGTCGTTCATCCTCTGGCACGGCCATGTGCGCAACCTGCGCCAGCGCGAATTCCTCCGCCAGCAACGGCTGGAGCTGGAGGAAAAGAACCGCCAGCTGGAGTACCTCGCCGGCCACGACCCGCTCACCGGGCTGTTCAACCGCCGCCAGTTCGACCAGTTGGTGGGCATGGAACTGTCCCGCGTCGCCCGCCAGCCCGCGCCCATCAGCCTGCTGATGGTGGACCTGGACCATTTCAAGTTCATCAACGACCGCTACGGCCACCCGCTGGGCGACGAAGTCATCCGCCACACCGCCAGCCTGCTGCGCAACTACACGCGCACCGGCGACAGCGTGGCGCGCCTGGGCGGCGAGGAGTTTCTCCTGTTGCTGCCCGATACCGCGCAGTTCCAGGCCCGCGCCATTGCCGAGAAGGTGCGGCGGCTGCTGGAGGAAACCCCGCTACCCATGAAGGACGGCCTGCTCTACCTCACCGCGAGCTTCGGCATCGCCTGCCTGGAGGCCGGCGTACCGGGCACCTATGAAGGGCTGTACGCGGCGGCGGACAAGGCGCTGTACAAGGCCAAGGCCAGCGGACGCAACCGCGTGGAGGTGATTGAACTGGGAATGGAGATGGGGACGTTTGACTGA